The following proteins are co-located in the Microplitis demolitor isolate Queensland-Clemson2020A chromosome 5, iyMicDemo2.1a, whole genome shotgun sequence genome:
- the LOC103579442 gene encoding uncharacterized protein LOC103579442, protein MIDYYFILILIFAFENVSTSSIDLAGIYDLNEINNFRFDMNIRTIYNHQWGNGTQDDDARNKVLKFILTDLTGILEELNLIASDSPDNYWSDNFYEFIKVLEEHQIKIGYRESFKDLTQYMRLIEKKRDAIDTVVRLVIFYRHKNYFKNFLNFCPYLSQLLEFVREDEDYRTISSLYENFLRALMKKMAREDQHNFCGKLSSFRVELFNYYRLVMVPHLKKYVINRFAKVVEAKCKNSTSALLWGFEDLKENFVDAIKTTKETLNDITHYMYRCDVKYFSEYNKQFYYHELDKMIQTVIIEERFLSKTGSCSHNCNLNYISETINHTECAVFQDCQYITSGYHICQSDKTSSRRYEWFRDKNDVMYGVSNQQQCHGKMKYWNSYYSAAQVRDCDFCVCTCEINPWRDYQQITTISFRNQVTNISENMVVVGVRFAKKDNVIHVQIKEGKVNPYGRINKSRWKEVEDFYRVYPDKYYVKIDDLYVKKLKLGVDFGKPEIVNFDDLIASEGYVVTGVRFRFAGDSFIKPKLDNGAIQLQIRITPLDFMGGKLINHDQTHWIVPEHKELREELVLNDPDKPSKSPGNTIISKTDRFVRFRASDLKKDAGQSTVPFFDAQDVDGAPEFPLGGVGIIHRGREGYGGFLAFRIFDCNISKYFENRLHFQQ, encoded by the exons ATGATCGATTACTATTTCATATTGATACTAATATTTGCATTTGAAAATGTATCGACGTCTAGTATTGATCTGGCGGGAATTTACGATTTAAATGAGATCAACAACTTCAGATTTGATATGAACATAAGAACGATTTATAATCACCAATGGGGTAATGGGACACAGGACGACGATGCAAGGAATAAAgtactgaaatttatattgactGATCTGACGGGAATATTAgaagaattaaatttgatagcCAGTGATTCACCTGATAATTATTGgtcagataatttttatgaatttataaaagtacTCGAGGAGCATCAAATTAAAATCGGCTACCGTGAATCATTTAAGGATTTGACGCAGTACATGAgactcattgaaaaaaaacggGATGCTATAGACACAGTCGTCAGATTAGTGATTTTCTATcgtcacaaaaattatttcaaaaattttttaaatttctgtcCGTATTTATCGCAATTACTTGAGTTCGTGCGTGAAGATGAGGATTATCGAACTATTTCCTCGttgtatgaaaattttttacgcgctctcatgaaaaaaatggcg AGAGAAGATCAACATAATTTCTGTGGTAAATTAAGCTCATTTCGCGTTGAATTATTCAACTACTATCGCCTCGTAATGGTACcgcatttgaaaaaatatgtaatcaATCGTTTTGCCAAAGTAGTTGAagcaaaatgtaaaaata GTACGTCGGCTCTTCTATGGGGTTTTGAagatttgaaagaaaatttcgtCGACGCAATCAAAACAACTAAAGAAACTTTAAACGACATAACCCACTATATGTATCGCTGTGACGTCAAATATTTCAGtgaat ATAATAAACAGTTTTATTACCACGAATTAGATAAAATGATACAGACTGTGATAATTGAGGAAAGATTTTTGAGTAAAACTGGATCTTGTAGCCACAATTGCAATCTGAATTATATTTCCGAGACTATTAATCATACAGAGTGTGCAGTTTTTCAGGATTGCCAGTACATTACCAGCGGTTACCATATTTgccaa TCTGACAAAACGAGTTCAAGACGCTACGAATGGTTTAGAGACAAAAATGATGTAATGTATGGCGTTAGTAATCAGCAACAATGTCAtggtaaaatgaaatattggAACAGTTATTATAGCGCTGCTCAAGTTCGTGACTGTGACTTTTGTGTTTGTACTTGCGAAATAAATCCTTGGCGTGATTACCAACAGATTACTACTATCAGTTTCAGAAACCAAGTTACCAATATTTCTGAGAACAT ggTGGTCGTGGGTGTGAGATTCGCGAAAAAAGACAACGTTATTCATGTGCAGATAAAAGAAGGAAAAGTTAATCCTTATGGACGGATCAATAAATCTAGATGGAAAGAAGTAGAGGACTTTTATCGAGTTTATCCTGATAAATATTATGTTAAGATTGATGATTTATATGTGAAAAAGCTGAAATTGGGAGTCGATTTCGGAAAGCCggaaattgtaaattttgatgatCTGATTGCTTCAGAAGGTTACGTTGTTACAGGGGTAAGATTTAGATTCGCTGGAGATTCATTTATAAAGCCAAAATTAGATAACGGTGCAATTCAACTGCAAATTCGTATTACGCCACTTGATTTCATGGGTGGCAAATTGATAAATCATGATCAAACACATTGGATTGTTCCAGAGCATAAAGAATTGAG AGAGGAATTGGTTCTCAATGACCCAGATAAACCGTCTAAATCACCTGGAAAtactattatttcaaaaactgaTCGTTTTGTAAGATTCCGCGCTTCAGATTTGAAAAAAGACGCCGGACAATCAACAGTTCCGTTCTTTGATGCTCAAGATGTTGATGGCGCTCCCGAATTCCCTTTAGGAGGGGTTGGAATAATTCACCGCGGGCGCGAAGGATACGGCGGATTCCTGGCttttcgaatttttgattgtaacatttctaaatattttgaaaatcggtTACACTTTCAACAATAG
- the LOC103579443 gene encoding uncharacterized protein LOC103579443 produces MMLTNYLIFIIIIYFTNSLTSSINPGDIFDSYKLESFIDRLEKKVMDNQLKNTTLKKYQKNRELKAVFIDLINTLEKLNLESDNATDNYGPYDFHKFLNILEEHQIKNGYVQSFSNLTKYAKLIEDKSSAIDTIVRSLIYLHDQRNSDYDVNVCSYVSNLLKFVQHDKYFESILSIYLDFLRDLQTKMARPNQYSFCGKTSSFAIGLVNYYIHVMTTFIKKYTLIQFSKIIEAQCQNLQPTPSLDFILLKLDLILIVDLNKQILQKTHRFMYNCDLKKSDNRNHYYELDRLVQTIIIEERYLSTKRFCDHNCRLSSITKTLNHTECRQFINCQYISASFDICESNKGSSRRYEWFKDSQGNMYGENNQQQCDNPLKSLSSYYNAFQFHYCDYCVCTCVTNPQRGHPMTTAISFRDQVTNIKNNIVVTGVRFVKKDRMIHVQIKRGKLKSQNVRDESSWKNLENFFYEKSTGRPYVQNSQNISTVCKLGTDYGDAKILILDDVHAPEGFVVTGVRFRFANNFGDYSPPTTGPIQLQIRVTPFDYISGKLIDHNKTHWVSPKVEKWRESLILQDPEEPTESSDDVTNSKTNQYIVFRPSDLKKDAGQSTVPFFDAQNVEGVPEFPLGGVGIIHRGRDGDGGLVAFRVFDLKLSKYFQ; encoded by the exons ATGAtgttaactaattatttaatattcatcataataatttatttcactaattcattgaCATCAAGTATAAATCCAGGAGATATTTTCGACTCATACAAGTTAGAATCGTTTATAGATAGACTGGAGAAAAAAGTTATGGATAATCAACTGAAAAATACGACACTGAAGAAATATCAGAAAAATAGAGAATTAAAAGCAGTTTTCATTGATTTGATAAATACACTAGAGAAACTGAATTTAGAATCCGATAATGCAACTGACAATTATGGGCCGTacgattttcataaatttctgaACATACTTGAGGagcatcaaattaaaaatggttACGTTcaatcattttcaaatttgactAAATACGCGAAACTTATAGAAGACAAATCCAGTGCCATAGATACCATCGTCAGATCACTGATTTACCTCCATGATCAAAGAAATTCCGATTATGATGTTAATGTATGCTCATATGTATCTAATTTGCTTAAATTTGTGCAACACGATAAGTATTTTGAATCTATTTTGTCGATATATCTAGATTTTTTGCGCGatcttcaaacaaaaatgGCG cgCCCAAATCAATATTCTTTCTGTGGTAAAACCAGCTCATTTGCTATTggattagttaattattatattcacgTAATGACaacttttatcaaaaaatatacattaattcagttttctaaaataattgaagCGCAATGTCAAAATC ttcAACCAACTCCGtcattggattttattttattaaaattagatcTAATCCTCATAGTTGACCTGAACAAACAAATATTACAGAAAACGCATCGATTTATGTATAActgtgatttaaaaaaatctg ataacaGAAATCATTATTATGAATTAGACCGTTTGGtgcaaacaataattattgaagaaaGATATCTGAGCACAAAAAGATTTTGCGATCATAATTGTAGGCTGAGTTCCATTacaaaaactttaaatcatACAGAGTGtcgtcaatttattaattgtcaataTATTAGTGCAAGCTTCGATATTTGTGAA tCTAACAAAGGGAGTTCAAGACGGTACGAGTGGTTTAAGGACAGCCAGGGGAACATGTATGGCGAAAATAATCAACAACAATGTGATAATCCCCTAAAATCTTTATCTAGTTACTATAATGCTTTTCAATTTCACTATTGTGATTACTGCGTGTGTACTTGTGTTACGAACCCACAACGAGGGCACCCGATGACAACTGCTATCAGTTTTAGAGACCAAGTTACAAATATCAAAAACAACAT agtAGTGACAGGTGTGCGATTTGTCAAAAAAGACCGTATGATTCATGTACAAATAAAAAGGGGTAAACTGAAGTCACAGAATGTCAGGGATGAAAGTTCATggaaaaatttggaaaactttttttatgagaaaagtACTGGAAGACCTTATGTCCAAAACAGTCAAAATATTTCTACAGTGTGCAAACTGGGAACTGATTACGGAGAtgctaaaatattaattttggatGATGTACATGCGCCCGAAGGTTTTGTTGTTACAGGGGTTAGATTTAGATTTGCAAATAATTTCGGTGATTATTCGCCACCGACAACAGGTCCGATACAATTGCAAATTCGTGTCACGCCTTTTGATTATATAAGCGGCAAGTTAATTGATCACAATAAAACGCATTGGGTTTCTCCAAAAGTCGAGAAATGGAG aGAATCATTGATTCTGCAAGATCCCGAAGAACCAACTGAATCATCTGATGATGTTACTAACTCAAAGACAAATCAGTATATTGTATTCCGTCCTTCCGATTTGAAAAAAGACGCCGGACAATCAACAGTTCCATTCTTTGATGCCCAAAACGTTGAAGGTGTTCCTGAATTTCCGTTAGGGGGAGTTGGAATCATTCATCGTGGTCGCGACGGCGATGGTGGACTTGTGGCATTCCGAGTTTTCGATTTAAAgctttctaaatattttcaataa
- the LOC106693112 gene encoding uncharacterized protein LOC106693112, whose product MNLKSCLLLIIYYLVQDTTAENPRLDTYDINNIQVFVNNVHERARSDYRLENTTLEDDEKNNVLKMIFNDLTNILTELNKMSNDPRKILSSGELISFVDSLETHDLKTGFSAQPKLSVKLNTIFNISETINSYVEPLLKLGSSNFSGERDMSEFCPSNKSIQPNIEFKFEQPIVLNEYKKFIDNLAVIMNNKTQHDSCGQTSSLNQAIFDYHHQVVATYLKEYILLNFVDIIDGRCYDWNVTPFLSTRRDYSMKELSEIIKSAKKLLDHANHFIYRCDADYSNDANEKSYYELEHMIQTVIVPEKELSTTGSCSHNCDLNAIRHSINNQDCDEYQHCHYLHSNYEICESSDKTSSRRYEWFKGSKGAPYGKNYPSCNGTVKTLSSYFKAFPSSMCEYCVCTCAQKSRRRNVIAAVSFREQVTDIDNNMVVVGVRFVEKGKLIHVQIKERKLKPTSSDDRGSWKELENIYKNDNTGKFLIRNTKFPIVELKPNVDYGEAEAMNFDDMIAPEGYVVTGVRFKFARDTFDHYRFKIGTIQIEIRVTPFDHAKGIIINHNLTHWVVPRKGMYRQDLVLTDPDLPTKSSVPMIDSNPIKFVRFRASDLKKDAGQSTVPFFDAQNVEGFPEFPLGGVGTIHRGHEGSGGFIAFKIYDMKLSKYFNEKSYS is encoded by the exons atgaatttgaaaagttgtttgttgttaataatatactatttGGTACAAGATACCACGGCAGAGAATCCCAGATTGGATActtatgatataaataatatacaggTATTCGTTAATAATGTTCATGAAAGAGCGCGGTCGGATTATCGGTTGGAAAATACAACATTGGAAGATGATGAAAAGAATAATGTTTTGAAAATGATATTCAATGACTTAACGAATATACTAActgagttaaataaaatgtctaaCGATCCACGTAAAATCCTTTCATCTGGTGAATTGATTAGTTTCGTTGATAGTTTAGAGACACATGATCTAAAAACCGGTTTTTCTGCACAACCAAAATTGTCAGTAAAATTgaatacaatatttaatataagtgAAACAATAAATTCATACGTCGAGCCATTATTGAAATTAGGCAGCAGTAATTTTTCTGGCGAACGAGATATGTCGGAATTCTGTCCATCTAACAAAAGTATTCAACCAAACATTGAATTCAAGTTTGAACAGCCAATTGTTCTtaatgaatacaaaaaattcattgacaATCTCGCAGTAATTATGAAC AACAAAACGCAACATGATTCTTGTGGTCAAACAAGTTCATTAAATCAAGCGATATTTGATTATCATCATCAAGTTGTCGCCACATATctaaaagaatatatattgcTCAACTTCGTTGATATCATCGATGGTCGTTGTTATGACT GGAACGTAACTCCATTTCTAAGCACTCGACGAGACTATTCAATGAAGGAATTATCAGAGATCATTAAATCAGCTAAAAAACTTCTAGATCATgctaatcattttatttacagatgTGATGCAGACTATAGTAATGATG CTAACGAGAAGTCGTATTACGAATTAGAACATATGATACAAACAGTAATAGTTCCCGAAAAAGAATTGAGCACAACCGGATCCTGCAGCCATAATTGTGATTTGAACGCTATCAGacattcaattaataatcaagACTGTGACGAATATCAACACTGTCATTATCTTCACAGCAACTATGAAATCTGTGAATCG tCTGATAAAACGAGTTCGAGACGTTACGAGTGGTTCAAAGGCAGCAAGGGAGCACCTTATGGCAAAAACTACCCAAGCTGTAATGGCACAGTGAAGACTTTATCCAGTTATTTTAAGGCCTTTCCATCTAGTATGTGTGAATATTGTGTGTGCACCTGTGCCCAAAAATCGCGACGAAGGAATGTCATCGCTGCCGTTAGTTTCAGAGAACAAGTCACCGATATTGATAATAACAT GGTAGTCGTCGGTGTGAGATTTGTTGAGAAAGGCAAATTAATTCATGTCCAGATAAAAGAACGGAAACTGAAACCCACTAGCTCAGATGATAGAGGATCATGGAAAGAATTGGAAAACATCTATAAGAATGATAATActgggaaatttttaatcagaaaTACAAAGTTCCCTATAGTAGAGCTTAAACCGAACGTCGATTATGGAGAAGCAGAAGCTATGAATTTCGATGACATGATTGCACCCGAAGGTTACGTTGTCACAGGAGTTAGATTCAAATTTGCAAGAGATACATTTGATCATTACCGATTTAAGATCGGCACAATTCAAATAGAAATTCGTGTAACGCCTTTTGATCACGCCAaaggaattattattaatcataatctAACGCATTGGGTTGTACCACGAAAAGGCATGTATag ACAAGACTTGGTTTTAACTGACCCAGATTTACCAACTAAATCGTCCGTACCTATGATCGACTCAAATCCAATCAAATTTGTAAGATTCCGTGCATCTGATTTGAAAAAAGACGCCGGGCAATCAACAGTGCCCTTTTTTGACGCTCAAAACGTGGAGGGTTTTCCAGAGTTTCCTTTAGGAGGAGTTGGAACCATTCATCGTGGCCATGAAGGTTCTGGTGGATTCATAGCGTTCAAAATATACGATATGAAGCTTTCAAAATACTTTAACGAAAAGTCATATTCATAA